From Coffea arabica cultivar ET-39 chromosome 10e, Coffea Arabica ET-39 HiFi, whole genome shotgun sequence, one genomic window encodes:
- the LOC113711050 gene encoding RING-H2 finger protein ATL7-like, whose translation MSHSGRGGGIGGGGGGKTSISRYSDPQETATSAAAAAAVVGGGGNASSSSSAELRLYQAFIFSVPIFFTFVLLSLFYLFYLRRRRLDWPSLTMPASSSSSFRSSSSSSSRAESGGLKKEVREMLPVIVFKESFSVKDTQCSVCLGDYQAEERLQQIPACGHTFHRDCIDSWLSTHTTCPLCRQSLLVSAKASIEAPDIQLASHDISSNIPDGGELSPENGSRPCEDSGQDNDYCNTGERILTRRSEEEEGGVHNIDDDTEMMRSSSEHY comes from the exons ATGTCTCACAGTGGACGAGGTGGCGGCAtaggtggaggtggaggtggtaAGACTAGTATTAGTAGATATTCGGACCCACAAGAAACAGCTAcatctgctgctgctgctgctgctgtcgTCGGAGGTGGTGGaaatgcttcttcttcttcttcggctGAGTTGAGACTCTATCAAGCTTTCATTTTTTCTGTCCCAATCTTCTTCACTTTCGTCCTCCTTTCCTTGTTCTACTTGTTCTATCTCCGCCGTCGCAGGCTTGATTGGCCCTCTCTCACAATGCCcgcctcttcttcttcttctttccgctcctcctcctcctcctcctccagg GCTGAATCTGGGGGGCTAAAGAAGGAGGTCAGGGAGATGCTGCCCGTGATTGTATTCAAGGAAAGTTTTTCCGTCAAAGACACGCA ATGTTCAGTGTGCCTCGGGGATTATCAAGCAGAGGAACGGCTTCAACAGATACCTGCTTGTGGACATACATTTCACAGGGATTGCATTGACAGCTGGTTATCGACTCATACTACGTGTCCGCTATGCCGCCAATCCCTCCTCGTGTCTGCTAAAGCATCAATTGAAGCACCTGATATCCAGTTAGCAAGCCATGACATATCTTCTAATATTCCAGATGGTGGTGAATTGTCTCCTGAAAATGGCTCCCGCCCCTGTGAAGACAGCGGCCAAGATAATGATTACTGCAACACTGGTGAAAGAATTCTGACAAGACGCAGTGAAGAAGAGGAAGGGGGCGTGCATAACATAGATGATGATACAGAAATGATGAGGAGTAGTAGTGAACACTACTAG
- the LOC113711912 gene encoding uncharacterized protein: MVSDANTNVLKRFRIGLLPWFRKKLLDPLLHILRMGAEPKQLAFSAALGITLGVFPICGVTFFLCGLAIALLRSSCHAPTVMLANFVATPIELSLIIFFLRFGEFITGGPHFPLTSDALKKVLTGQASREILRGIFNALLGWLVAAPFILGTLYVLFLPCFAFLVRKFSGVPTSPKLPLHSNTEARLKVRDV; this comes from the exons atggtgAGCGACGCCAACACCAACGTCTTGAAGCGATTCAGAATCGGATTGCTTCCTTGGTTCCGTAAAAAGCTACTCGATCCTCTCCTCCATATTCTCCGCAT GGGAGCAGAGCCTAAGCAATTGGCCTTCTCGGCCGCACTAGGCATTACCCTTGGTGTCTTTCCCATCTGCG GAGTCACTTTTTTCCTTTGTGGATTGGCTATCGCATTACTCAGATCCTCATGTCATGCGCCAACTGTAATGCTGGCTAATTTTGTTGCTACTCCAATCGAGCTGAG TCTGATAATTTTTTTCTTGCGCTTTGGTGAATTCATCACTGGAGGACCTCACTTTCCTCTAACTTCTGATGCATTGAAGAAGGTCTTGACTGGTCAAGCTTCAAGAGAAATCTTGCGGGGCATCTTCAATGCG CTGTTAGGCTGGCTTGTGGCCGCGCCCTTCATCTTGGGGACCCTCTATGTATTGTTCTTGCCATGCTTTGCCTTCTTGGTGCGCAAATTCAGCGGTGTTCCTACCAGCCCGAAGCTACCGCTCCATTCCAATACAGAAGCCAGGCTTAAGGTAAGGGATGTATGA
- the LOC113712978 gene encoding phytolongin Phyl1.1-like: MGSLHTTVQYCCVSKGDRVVYSYNGGNPEIDNLAVLCLERTPSYHRWYFQTMAKKTFGFFMEDGYVYFAIADEGLTKIGVLKFLQHLRDEFKKATKKGSTRNLSNLNSTCLQDQLVPVIRHLIAVLENVSRTGAAEQQLGETPPYHAAELTPSPSNHGPGTSEAGASTKAPLLGKSSKQEKKKMKEHVIGIRDIELEEHRKSTERGARVDLGALDANNQGTSVSPVSLQKDFGSMRFRSNSLNFRKRWCRQVRIVLAIDIVLCLVLFGIWLVICGGVECIH; the protein is encoded by the coding sequence ATGGGATCACTTCACACCACTGTTCAATACTGCTGCGTGTCAAAGGGTGATCGAGTTGTCTACTCTTATAATGGCGGAAACCCTGAAATTGACAACTTGGCGGTATTATGCTTGGAGAGAACCCCTTCTTACCACAGATGGTATTTTCAAACCATGGCTAAAAAGACTTTTGGGTTTTTCATGGAAGACGGCTATGTGTATTTTGCCATTGCTGATGAGGGTTTAACTAAAATTGGGGTTCTTAAGTTCCTCCAACATTTGAGGGATGAATTCAAGAAGGCAACTAAGAAGGGTTCGACTAGGAACCTGTCAAATCTCAACTCAACCTGTTTACAAGACCAACTAGTCCCAGTTATTCGTCATTTAATTGCTGTGTTGGAAAATGTCTCTAGGACCGGTGCTGCTGAGCAGCAGCTAGGAGAGACTCCTCCCTATCACGCCGCTGAGCTCACTCCTTCACCTAGTAACCACGGACCTGGCACATCCGAAGCTGGGGCTTCGACAAAAGCCCCTTTATTGGGCAAGTCTAGCAaacaagagaagaagaagatgaaggaACATGTAATTGGTATCAGGGATATTGAGTTGGAGGAACACCGTAAATCCACAGAAAGAGGAGCTAGGGTTGATTTGGGAGCTTTGGACGCTAACAACCAGGGTACATCAGTTTCTCCAGTATCATTGCAGAAGGATTTTGGTTCAATGAGGTTCAGGTCAAATTCTCTAAATTTCCGGAAAAGATGGTGCCGTCAAGTGAGGATTGTCCTTGCAATCGACATAGTGCTGTGTCTTGTGCTATTTGGGATTTGGTTAGTGATATGCGGGGGTGTTGAGTGCATACATTGA